The Acuticoccus sediminis genome has a window encoding:
- a CDS encoding DNA mobilization endonuclease VirD1/MobC family subunit, whose translation MTDDHDRQPPWPNRRLSGGSWTSDASNPAPKRAEKTVSVKMTEAELAAFDEAIARAGLKRNRALRIAARRIGGFLEADAETLAVLKDLQAQIAGIARNVNQIAKSANRTHDPDYRAFMEERRDLGKALSRLDTELRTITETATRRTDGEARLRKASSS comes from the coding sequence ATGACCGACGATCACGACCGCCAGCCGCCCTGGCCGAACCGCCGACTCTCGGGTGGTTCGTGGACGAGCGACGCCTCCAACCCAGCGCCCAAACGGGCCGAGAAGACGGTCTCGGTGAAGATGACGGAGGCCGAGCTCGCCGCGTTCGACGAGGCGATCGCCCGCGCGGGGCTCAAGCGGAACCGCGCTTTGAGGATCGCGGCACGTCGGATCGGCGGGTTTCTGGAGGCCGATGCCGAGACGCTCGCCGTCCTGAAGGACCTTCAAGCCCAGATTGCCGGCATCGCGCGGAACGTGAACCAGATCGCCAAGTCCGCAAATCGGACCCACGACCCGGACTATCGTGCCTTCATGGAGGAGCGCAGAGACCTCGGAAAGGCGCTGTCGCGCCTCGATACGGAGCTTCGCACCATCACCGAGACCGCGACCCGGCGCACGGACGGCGAGGCGCGGCTGCGCAAGGCGTCGTCCTCGTGA